TCATGCGACATCTGACGGAAAATGCTTTCGGCGATATTGTTGTTGCCGCGCCAGTCCGTCGCGCGCTCAGCGTAAGTGAACTGGTCCATAAAGTGGCCTTTTAATTCACGCGCTAAACGCTCGGATTCGCTATACAGCTGGCAGGGATCGGCGACGAAATGGCACTCGCCGCCATAAAAACGAATCATCTCGATTTTACGTTTGGCGGTACTGGCGGGCATCACCGCGATAAATGGCAGGCCAAGCAGCTGCGCGAAATAAGCTTCCGATACGGCGGTGCTGCCAGAAGAGGCTTCAATGATCGGCGTATTTTCACCGATCCAGCCATTAACCAAACCGTAGAGAAACAGGGAGCGCGCCAGGCGATGTTTCAGGCTGCCGCTAGGATGGGTACTTTCATCCTTTAGATAGCAGTGAATACCGGGGAAATCGTCCAGTTTGAAGCGGATGAGATGCGTATCCGCTGAACGCTGAAAATCGGCGTTAATTTCATTGATGGCGTGGCGAACCCAGAGCGTTTGCATGTTGCTTTTCCGTGATCATTATTGCGCACATTGTAAGGCACTGGCAGGAAAAAGAGGTTGCTTTAATCGGGATATAATGGTGCGCTTAGAGAAAATTTTTCTCCGGGAGTGGCAAATGTTAGATAAAACTGACCGTGCTTTGCTGGCAATGCTGCAGCAGGATTGCACGCTGTCGCTGCAGACGTTGGCCGAAGCCGTGAATCTCACCACCACGCCGTGCTGGAAACGCCTGAAAAAACTGGAAGATGATGGCATTATTCGTGCGCGTGTGGCGCTGGTGGACGGCGAGAAAATCGGTCTATCGCTCACCGCCTTTATGTTTGTTAAAACTCAACAGCACAGTAGCGAGTGGTTTAAGCAATTTGTCGCCGTGGTGCAGCAAATGCCGGAAGTGATGGCGTTTTACCGCATGGCGGGTGAGTACGATTATTTGCTGCGTATTCAGGTGGCGGACATGAAGAGCTATGACAACTTTTATAAGCGTCTGGTGAATGGTGTGCCGGGCCTGATGGATGTGACCTCCAGTTTTGCCATGGAAGAGATTAAATACACCACCGCATTGCCGGTAGCGCCCTAACGGGCAGAGAAAGAGACACGCTTGTGCGATTATTCAGCCAGTTAAGTTGGTATTTTTTGCGCGAGTGGCGGCGATATTTGGGTGCCGTCAGCTTGCTGATTGTTATTGCGCTGCTGCAGTTGCTGCCCCCGCACGTGGTCGGCGTGATTGTCGACGGCGTCACCCAGCATAACCTGAGCGCAGGGCAAATCTTCATGTGGATTGGCGTGATGCTGCTGACCGCGGTGATCGTCTATCTGCTGCGTTACGTCTGGCGCGTGCTGCTGTTCGGCGCCTCCTACCAATTGGCCGTTGAGCTGCGAGAAGATTTTTACCGTCAGCTCAGTCGCCAACATCCTGCCTTCTATCTGCGTCATCGCACGGGCGATCTTATCGCCCGTGCCACTAATGATGTTGATCGCGTGGTGTTTGCCGCCGGTGAAGGCGTGCTGACGCTGGTGGATTCGCTGGTAATGGGATTGGTAGTGCTGATCGTGATGAGCACACAAATCAGCTGGGAGCTGACGTTACTGGCGCTGATACCGATGCCGATTATGGCATTCGCTATTCAGAAAGATGGCGCACGCTTGCATCAGCGTTTCAAAGTGGCGCAGGCGGCCTTCTCCAGTCTTAACGATCAAACTCAGGAAAGCCTGACCAGCATTCGCATGATCAAGGCGTTTGGCCTTGAAGATCACCAGTCGCAACAGTTTGCGGGCATCGCCGCAGATACCGGCAAGAAAAATCTGCACGTGGCACGCGTTGACGCGCGTTTCGATCCCATCATTTACATCGCCGTCGGCTTCTCCAATCTGCTGGCGATTGCCGGTGGTGGCTGGATGGTGTGGAACGGCAGCTTAACGCTCGGTCAACTCACCAGTTTTGTGATGTATCTCGGTTTGATGATTTGGCCGATGCTGGCGCTGGCATGGATGATCAATATCGTCGAGCGTGGGAGCGCGGCGTGGAGCCGTATTCGCTCACTGCTGACAGAAGCGCCTGCGGTCGAAGATGGACAGAAAGTGTTACCACCTGAACCGGGCGTGCTGCAGGTTGCGATCCGTGAATTCCGCTATCCGGCCAGTTCCGGCGCGGTGCTCAGTCACCTCAATTTTCAGTTAAAACCGGGCCAGATGCTGGGATTATGTGGACCGACTGGCTGCGGTAAGAGCACATTGCTCAGCCTGATTCAGCGCCATTTCGATGTTGATCAGGGCGATATCCGCTATCACAACACGCCGCTGCCGCAGCTGCGGCTCGATAGCTGGCGCAGTCGGCTGGCGGTAGTGAGTCAGACGCCGTTCCTGTTCTCCGATACCATCGCTAATAATCTGGCGCTCGGCTGTCCGAATGCCACGCAACAAGAGCTGGAGCAGGTGGCGAAGATGGCCTGCGTGCACGACGACATTCTGCGCCTGCCGCAGGGCTATGAAACCGAAGTCGGCGAGCGCGGCGTGATGCTGTCCGGTGGACAGAAACAGCGCATTTCCATTGCACGCGCGCTGCTGCTGAATGCGGAAATCCTGATTCTGGATGATGCGCTGTCGGCGGTAGATGGCCGTACCGAGCATGACATTCTGCATAACCTGCGTCAGTGGGGCAAAGGGCGCACGTTAATTATCAGTGCGCATCGTTTGTCAGCGCTCACTGAGGCCAGCGAAATTCTGGTGCTGCAGCAGGGCGCAGTGGCGCAGCGTGGCGATCATGACACCTTAGCGGCAAAAGAGGGCTGGTATCGCGACATGTACCGTTATCAGCAGCTGGAAGCGGCATTGGATGACGATGAAGTGGCAGAAGGAGCAAGCCGTGGCTAAATCACAACGTCTGTGGCCGACGCTGAAACGTCTGCTGGCGTACGGCAAACCGTGGCGTAAATCGCTGTGGCTGGCGGTCGGTATGCTGTGGATTGCTGCCGCAGCTGAAGTTACCGGACCGGTTCTGGTGAGCTATTTCATCGATAATTTGGTAGCGAAGCATCAGATGCCGTGGGGCATTGCCGCTGGCTTGCTGGTGAGCTTTGTTTTGCTGCAATTGCTGGCGGCGGGATTGCACTATTTTCAAGCGTTGCTGTTTAACCGCGCGGCAATTGGCGTGGTGCAGCAACTGCGCGTTGATGTGATGAACGCGGCGCTACGCCAGCCGCTGAGCGCCTTCGACACGCAGCCGGTGGGGCAGATTATCTCCCGCGTCACCAACGACACCGAAGTGATCAAAGATCTCTACGTCACCGTGGTAGCCACCGTATTGCGTGCTGCTGCGCTGATTGGTGCGATGCTGGTGGCGATGTTCTCACTGGATTGGCGCATGGCGCTGGTCGCGCTGGTGATTTTCCCGTTGGTGCTGACGGTAATGCTGATATATCAACGCTTCAGCACGCCGATTGCACGTCGCGTACGCAGTTATCTGGCGGATATCAACAACGGCTTTAACGAAGTCATCAACGGCATGAGTGTGATCCAGCAGTTCCGCCAGCAGGCGCGCTTTGGTGAGCGCATGGGCGAAGCCAGCCGTTCACACTATCTGGCACGGATGGAAACGCTGCGGCTGGATGGCTTTTTATTGCGCCCGCTGCTGAGCCTGTTTTCCGCCATGATTCTTTGCGGTTTGCTGATGCTGTTTAGCTTTGCCACGCCGGGCGTGTTTGAAGTCGGCGTACTCTATGCCTTTATTACCTATCTTGGCCGGCTTAACGAGCCGCTGATTGAGCTGACCACGCAGCAGTCAATGCTGCAGCAAGCGGTAGTGTCTGGCGAACGTATCTTCGAACTAATGGATGCCGAACAGCAAGGTTACGGCGGTGATATTCAGCCGCTGGCCTCCGGCAGTATTTCGCTGCGTGATGTGAGCTTTGCCTATCGCGATAATCGCGATGTGTTGAGCAATATTAACCTTGAAGTGCCGGCGCGTAATTTTGTTGCGCTGGTCGGTCATACCGGCAGCGGTAAAAGCACCTTAGCCAATTTGCTGATGGGCTATTATCCGGTAACACGCGGTAGCATCGAACTGGATGGTCGCCCGCTGCCGCAGTTGTCGCATGCCGCCTTGCGTCAAAGTATTGCGATGGTGCAGCAGGACCCGGTGGTACTGGCAGATTCGCTGCTGGCCAACGTGCGTTTGGGCCGCGATATCCCGGAAGAGGAGGTGTGGCAGGCGCTGGAAACGGTGCAGCTGGCACCACTGGCACGCAGCATGGCTGAAGGGATTCACACGCGGCTGGGCGAGCAGGGTAACAATCTGTCGGTTGGGCAGAAACAGCTACTGGCGCTGGCTCGCGTGCTGGTTTCACTGCCGCAGATTTTAATCCTCGACGAAGCCACGGCCAATATAGACTCCGGTACGGAGCAGGCCATTCAGCATGCGTTACGGGCGCTGCGCCAGCACAGTACACTTGTGGTCATCGCGCATCGGCTTTCCACCATCACGGAAGCCGATCAGATTTTAGTGCTGCATCGCGGTCAGGTGGTTGAGCGCGGAACGCATGCTGAACTGCTGGCTGAGCAGGGCCGTTACTGGCAAATGTATCAGCTACAGCAGGCGGGCGATGAACTCGCGGCGGGCATCCCCGTACAAGCTGAAGGGTGAATTGCACCTTTTTTGCACAGTTTTATCGGAATGTTCTGTATTGATGCACCCCTTTGAGGCCTGGAGCACCAAAGGGGTGCAACATTGCAACACCTCTCTTGCCACCACTCCCCAATTAGCGCCATACCTCACATAACGAAGCGCCATGCAGCGCGCCCAGGCTACTGACATTCCCCTTTTTTTATTTATGGCACAGCCTTTGCTTATATCCCTACGTGTCCGCGAAGACTCACTCAATTTCTTATCCGGAGGGGAACGTATGAAGCTGGTTACCGTGGTAATCAAACCATTTAAGCTGGAGGACGTGCGTGAAGCCTTATCCTCTATTGGCATTCAGGGACTGACAGTTACCGAGGTGAAAGGTTTCGGTCGCCAGAAAGGTCACGCAGAGCTTTATCGCGGTGCCGAGTACAGCGTTAACTTCCTGCCAAAAGTAAAAATTGATATCGCTATTGCGGACGACCAGCTTGATGAAGTGGTCGATGTCATCAGCAAGGCCGCTTATACCGGCAAAATTGGCGACGGCAAGATTTTCGTCGCAGAACTGCAGCGCGTCATTCGTATTCGTACCGGCGAGACCGACGAAGCAGCACTGTAACTGGGGCTCTGAATTGTGATGGGATGGAAAGAAATGAATAAACTGATAACGAAGTTGGGCCTCACCAGCCTCGCGCTGTTACCTTCTCTGGCGATGGCGGCAGCACCTGCGGTGGCAGATAAAGCTGATAACGCCTTTATGATGATCTGTACCGCGCTGGTACTGTTTATGTCAATTCCAGGCATTGCGCTGTTCTACGGTGGTTTGATCCGCGGGAAGAACGTGCTGTCAATGCTGACTCAGGTTGCGGTGACGTTTTCACTGGTGTGTGTGCTGTGGGTCATCTATGGCTACTCGCTGGCGTTCAGCGAAGGTAACGCCTTCTTTGGTAGCTTCCAGTGGGCCATGCTGAAAAATATTGAGCTGAAAGCCTTGATGGGCAGCTTCTATCAGTACATCCATGTCGCGTTCCAGGCTTCCTTCGCCTGTATCACCGTTGGCCTGATTGTGGGTGCGTTAGCTGAGCGTATTCGCTTCTCTGCGGTACTGATTTTCGTGGTGGTGTGGCTGACGCTGGCCTATCTGCCAATCGCACACATGGTTTGGGCGGGCGGCTTGCTGGCGCAAGATGGCGCGCTCGACTTCGCAGGCGGTACTGTAGTGCACATCAACGCCGCTGTTGCCGGTCTGGTCGGTGCTTACCTGGTGGGTAAACGTGCTGGTTTCGGTAAAGAAGCGTTCAAACCGCACAACCTGCCAATGGTATTCCTTGGTACGGCGATTCTGTATGTGGGCTGGTTCGGCTTCAACGCCGGTTCTGCATCTTCTGCTAACGAAATCGCTGCGCTGGCCTTCCTGAATACCGTTGTAGCAACGGCGGGTGCTGTTCTGTCCTGGGTGTTTGGCGAGTGGGCGGTACGTGGTAAACCTTCTCTGCTGGGTGCTTGCTCGGGCTTCATTGCGGGTCTGGTGGCGATTACCCCAGCCTGTGGTTACGTGGGTGTTGGCGGCGCGCTGATCATCGGTCTGGCGGGTGGCTTAGCCGGTCTGTGGGGTGTGACAACGCTGAAGAAATGGCTGCGCGTTGATGACCCATGCGATGTATTCGGTGTGCACGGCGTGTGTGGCATCCTCGGCTGCATCCTGACCGGTGTGTTCGCTTCATCTTCACTGGGCGGCGTTGGCTACGCAGAAGGCGTGACTATGGGCCATCAGGTGTGGATTCAGCTGTTCAGCGTGGGTGTGACTATCGTCTGGACTGCGGTTGTTGCCTTCATCGGCTTTAAACTGGCGGATATGATTGTTGGCCTGCGTGTTCCGGAAGATCAGGAACGTGAAGGTCTGGATGTGAATAGCCACGGCGAGAACGCTTACAACCAGTAATCGTCGGGTTAAAGAAGAGCAGTGCGCTAAAATTATAAGAAAACAGAGGGGCGATGATTTCGCCCCTTTTTTTATGCCTCGCGCTGACGCATTACACCTTCCTGCACGGTGGTGGCCACCAGCCGGCCATCTTGCGTATAAAACTCACCACGCACAAATCCGCGTGCACCTGATGCAGATGTACTCACCACGCTGTACAGCAGCCACTGTGACAAGTCGAATGGGCGATGGAACCACATAGAGTGATCGATGGTGGCAACCTGCATATCCGCCTCAAGGAAGCCTTTACCGTGCGGCTGTAGCGCAACTGGCAAGAAGTTGAGATCCGAGGCATAACCGAGCAGATATTGATGAATGCGGCGATCGTCCGGCAACTCGCCGTTAGCGCGAATCCACACCTGGCGCAGCGGTTCGTCGACGTGACCTTTCAACGGGTTATGAATCTGCACCGGGCGGATATCCAAAGGACGTTCGGCGAGGAATTTCTCTTTTAATTTCAGCGGCAAATGTGCGGCCAGCTTTTTCGCCAAATCCTG
The sequence above is drawn from the Pantoea nemavictus genome and encodes:
- the glnK gene encoding P-II family nitrogen regulator, with protein sequence MKLVTVVIKPFKLEDVREALSSIGIQGLTVTEVKGFGRQKGHAELYRGAEYSVNFLPKVKIDIAIADDQLDEVVDVISKAAYTGKIGDGKIFVAELQRVIRIRTGETDEAAL
- a CDS encoding SmdA family multidrug ABC transporter permease/ATP-binding protein, with the protein product MRLFSQLSWYFLREWRRYLGAVSLLIVIALLQLLPPHVVGVIVDGVTQHNLSAGQIFMWIGVMLLTAVIVYLLRYVWRVLLFGASYQLAVELREDFYRQLSRQHPAFYLRHRTGDLIARATNDVDRVVFAAGEGVLTLVDSLVMGLVVLIVMSTQISWELTLLALIPMPIMAFAIQKDGARLHQRFKVAQAAFSSLNDQTQESLTSIRMIKAFGLEDHQSQQFAGIAADTGKKNLHVARVDARFDPIIYIAVGFSNLLAIAGGGWMVWNGSLTLGQLTSFVMYLGLMIWPMLALAWMINIVERGSAAWSRIRSLLTEAPAVEDGQKVLPPEPGVLQVAIREFRYPASSGAVLSHLNFQLKPGQMLGLCGPTGCGKSTLLSLIQRHFDVDQGDIRYHNTPLPQLRLDSWRSRLAVVSQTPFLFSDTIANNLALGCPNATQQELEQVAKMACVHDDILRLPQGYETEVGERGVMLSGGQKQRISIARALLLNAEILILDDALSAVDGRTEHDILHNLRQWGKGRTLIISAHRLSALTEASEILVLQQGAVAQRGDHDTLAAKEGWYRDMYRYQQLEAALDDDEVAEGASRG
- a CDS encoding PLP-dependent cysteine synthase family protein — encoded protein: MQTLWVRHAINEINADFQRSADTHLIRFKLDDFPGIHCYLKDESTHPSGSLKHRLARSLFLYGLVNGWIGENTPIIEASSGSTAVSEAYFAQLLGLPFIAVMPASTAKRKIEMIRFYGGECHFVADPCQLYSESERLARELKGHFMDQFTYAERATDWRGNNNIAESIFRQMSHEPFPVPHTVIMSAGTGGTSATLGRYIRYQGHDTRLLVVDPQHSVFFDYWHSHDTTLRSERGSLIEGIGRPRVEPSFLPDVIDEMMKVPDGATVAAMLQLEQILGRRPGASTGTNFWGMLQIAKRMRENGEQGSLVTLLCDSGERYPDTYYNAEWVKQNIGDITPWVHELQ
- the tesB gene encoding acyl-CoA thioesterase II, which encodes MSQALHNLLNLLNLEKLEEGLFRGQSEDLGLRQVFGGQVVGQALYAAKQTVPEERIIHSFHSYFLRPGDSQKAIIYDVETLRDGKSFSARRVSAVQNGQPIFYMTASFQAPESGFEHQNSMPQVPGPDNLPSEQDLAKKLAAHLPLKLKEKFLAERPLDIRPVQIHNPLKGHVDEPLRQVWIRANGELPDDRRIHQYLLGYASDLNFLPVALQPHGKGFLEADMQVATIDHSMWFHRPFDLSQWLLYSVVSTSASGARGFVRGEFYTQDGRLVATTVQEGVMRQREA
- a CDS encoding SmdB family multidrug efflux ABC transporter permease/ATP-binding protein, producing the protein MAKSQRLWPTLKRLLAYGKPWRKSLWLAVGMLWIAAAAEVTGPVLVSYFIDNLVAKHQMPWGIAAGLLVSFVLLQLLAAGLHYFQALLFNRAAIGVVQQLRVDVMNAALRQPLSAFDTQPVGQIISRVTNDTEVIKDLYVTVVATVLRAAALIGAMLVAMFSLDWRMALVALVIFPLVLTVMLIYQRFSTPIARRVRSYLADINNGFNEVINGMSVIQQFRQQARFGERMGEASRSHYLARMETLRLDGFLLRPLLSLFSAMILCGLLMLFSFATPGVFEVGVLYAFITYLGRLNEPLIELTTQQSMLQQAVVSGERIFELMDAEQQGYGGDIQPLASGSISLRDVSFAYRDNRDVLSNINLEVPARNFVALVGHTGSGKSTLANLLMGYYPVTRGSIELDGRPLPQLSHAALRQSIAMVQQDPVVLADSLLANVRLGRDIPEEEVWQALETVQLAPLARSMAEGIHTRLGEQGNNLSVGQKQLLALARVLVSLPQILILDEATANIDSGTEQAIQHALRALRQHSTLVVIAHRLSTITEADQILVLHRGQVVERGTHAELLAEQGRYWQMYQLQQAGDELAAGIPVQAEG
- the amtB gene encoding ammonium transporter AmtB, with the protein product MNKLITKLGLTSLALLPSLAMAAAPAVADKADNAFMMICTALVLFMSIPGIALFYGGLIRGKNVLSMLTQVAVTFSLVCVLWVIYGYSLAFSEGNAFFGSFQWAMLKNIELKALMGSFYQYIHVAFQASFACITVGLIVGALAERIRFSAVLIFVVVWLTLAYLPIAHMVWAGGLLAQDGALDFAGGTVVHINAAVAGLVGAYLVGKRAGFGKEAFKPHNLPMVFLGTAILYVGWFGFNAGSASSANEIAALAFLNTVVATAGAVLSWVFGEWAVRGKPSLLGACSGFIAGLVAITPACGYVGVGGALIIGLAGGLAGLWGVTTLKKWLRVDDPCDVFGVHGVCGILGCILTGVFASSSLGGVGYAEGVTMGHQVWIQLFSVGVTIVWTAVVAFIGFKLADMIVGLRVPEDQEREGLDVNSHGENAYNQ
- a CDS encoding Lrp/AsnC family transcriptional regulator — protein: MLDKTDRALLAMLQQDCTLSLQTLAEAVNLTTTPCWKRLKKLEDDGIIRARVALVDGEKIGLSLTAFMFVKTQQHSSEWFKQFVAVVQQMPEVMAFYRMAGEYDYLLRIQVADMKSYDNFYKRLVNGVPGLMDVTSSFAMEEIKYTTALPVAP